The following are encoded in a window of Triticum aestivum cultivar Chinese Spring unplaced genomic scaffold, IWGSC CS RefSeq v2.1 scaffold5046, whole genome shotgun sequence genomic DNA:
- the LOC123173845 gene encoding uncharacterized protein: protein MASQLVESHRAGAEVHKGNDICKKKTIELLEELDLPKGLFPMDDIEEVGHNCESGFVWMLQKKKNKHMFNKLNQTVSYDTEVTAFVEKGKMKKVTGVKVEDLYSLVEVYVDESSADKVTIKTDTGLSETHDAPVFAVGE from the coding sequence ATGGCGTCCCAGCTGGTTGAGAGCCACCGTGCCGGCGCCGAGGTCCACAAGGGGAACGATATCTGCAAGAAGAAGACCATCGAGCTTCTCGAAGAGCTTGACCTCCCGAAAGGCCTCTTTCCTATGGATGACATCGAGGAGGTCGGGCACAACTGTGAGAGTGGGTTTGTGTGGAtgcttcagaagaagaagaacaagcacATGTTCAACAAGCTCAACCAGACCGTCTCCTACGACACTGAGGTGACCGCTTTTGTGGAGAAGGGCAAGATGAAGAAGGTCACCGGGGTCAAGGTCGAGGACCTATACTCTTTGGTCGAGGTCTATGTGGATGAGTCTTCTGCTGATAAGGTTACCATCAAGACTGACACCGGTCTGTCTGAAACCCATGATGCGCCCGTGTTCGCTGTTGGGGAATAG